In Zingiber officinale cultivar Zhangliang chromosome 3A, Zo_v1.1, whole genome shotgun sequence, the DNA window gtggaccgatcagcctatgggtggatcggtccacaaaccgatccccCCTCCCGCTTTGAGTCCCAGCGTCTTCTGATCACttcttgctgatcggtctgtagaccgatcagataacccacagaatgcttctgtgtggttactgatcggtccccagaccgatcagataacccatagagactttctgtgtggtcactgatcggtcacgagaccgatcaggtgactaccgtatcactggatcggtctgccgaccgatccagataaccagagtatcactggatcggtcaacagaccgatccaatgaccTTGTGTTAGTTTTGGATCAAGGTTTATGTAGTTATGATGCATTAACTGGACTCAAAACTCTCCTAATTGTTGGCCAAAGTTCATAGCAAAATCAACGCATTTGATGTGTAAAATTTCTTCCACTTGATTACATTTAAGAAGAATCACATATTCTATCCCTAGCTTGACCTGAATCTTGATTTTACCTGCTTCACTTTTGCTGCCTTCATACTAAGAAAATTGTATATGAATTTTGTGAAGCAAGGCATGAATTTTGGTGCGTAGATTTCGGACAGTGaactttatttttgttttttatcTAAAGcccaatttaaattcaccaaaccCATACAAcaataatgatttttttaaaaaataaatcataaaataaattgtTTTAACAGCtcttcaaaattaagaaaaaactttattttaaaaaaataagatttgCCAACGTTGCAATTAAGCCTCCCATATTAAGAAACAGCTCTTCAAAATTAAGAAACAACTCCCATATTAAGCCTCAATTTTGCCTTTTTCAGCGTTGCAGTGTTAAACTCCAAAGTTCATCATCAATGCTAACTTCTCATTGCAATAAATCTACTAGCCAGCGGCTCATGAAAAGAAagacaaaagaaataaattttctcATTGCAATAAATTTTCTGATGCTATTTAAAGACAAAAGATCAGTCTACATTGCAATAAATCTGCCAGGCAGCGCCTTATGAAATCTCCATTTGATGATCACACACTAGATCAGTCCACCAAAGCCTAACTAAGCAAACCTCGCCATGGTTGGATCAGGTTACCAAGAATCTAGAGTTAGCTAACAGCTACAGAAGTTGATCTGTATAATCATACACTTTTAATAAGTTAACCATACCAAAGACTTACCCCAAAATTGTGTAAAGATCCGAGTAAAAAAACTCATATTCCTGGAGACGTATATTGCATAGCAGGAGGAAGAGGTTTCACAATTGTATCTATGCTGAAAACCCGCTGTAGAAACTGCAATGCAAGGGAAAAGAGTTAGAAACCAACAATACTTTAGTTATATTAGTGATATCAAGATTTTGGTATGTTCGAAGATACAAAGATTCTGGTATAGTTAACAGCACTAAAGCCTGAGATAGTTTCCAAAAAGATTCTGGTACAAAGATACAAATATCCATTATAAGAGTTAGTTTCTTACCATCATTCCGAGTCATTTGTTTGAAAataaccaatatcagagttaaccTGAGATAGTTGTGTTGACAAAAGTGGTTGAAATTGAGTTTCGGCCATACTCAAACCTTCAACACTAGGCATGCAACTTGTACTTTCATAATGATCTTCTCTAGCCTGGTATACAAAAATATAATGATttaattctatatattttttcaaatgaaATGACAACAAATAAACAACACTTTAATAAGAAAAGAGGTGAAACCTTAAGAATTGTTGAAGTTTGATTATTTTTCCTCgccgcttttcttttctttgaaatCTTATCTAAGCCACTTTTCAATCTCTTACCTGAAACCGgtttcttctttgttttaattCCTTTGACTCCAAGAGAGTTTCCTTCGCCACTTTCAAACTCTCTTTCAATAGAGTGTTGGGAAGTTGGTTCATTAACTTGTAACCTCTCATCCACCATCTGAAACATACTcaacaaaccatctttaacaACCTTGTAAGTATCTTCCCTCTCTGCTGCCTTGGTAACCAGTTGAACATATAATCCACTCAATTCTTTATATCGCATACTGTTGCAAGTTTTTGGATTCAAACTACCTTTGTCTGCAACAAGTTCAATAACTCCAGAGTATCCATCTTTTGCTTTCCGTGTCCACCTTTTCAATACATACTCACTTGGgattttcatgatatttttcatcgtaaatactttcaaaatatgagaacacaaaatcccagaaaaattatattttctacaGCTACACTCGATCTTTTGACCCCATGAATAAAGTGTAACTATATGATGGTAACTCTTTTTGTGAGAAGTAACTTTGTATTTTGTATGTGATCCAACATCCTCATAAATGTGTATAATAGAATCATGAGATTTGTACCACTCTTGTTCAAAACACTTATATACCTCAGGAGTATAAATAGAACATGCATgctttaaaatttcaattggatACAATAGACATGGAACACTTGTATATGATCTAAAATCAACTTTTAACTCCTCATATCGACGATCATCAAGCAACCTTTGGAAGTGATTGAAAAAGTCTAAAAACTTGTGTTGATAAGAGACATATCTTTTCAGAATActattcatgctctcacttctttgggttgtagtcatATCTGCACAAAACATATGTCGTCCATATACTAAAGCCCATTTTTCTTTTATGCAAAACATACGTCTCAACCAATCATTGTCTTCAAGTGCATACTTGGTCAACATCATGTTCCAAgctaaaataaaatcttcttcttcatcaaaatcatatatacacGAGGCAAAATCTTTAGTAAACTCTTTGAACTCAGAAAAAACTTCACTCAAATGTATTGCCGCATTCTGATAAATGTGCCAAATACACAAACGATGATGTGTTTCAGGCCATTTGGAAGTCAAAGCCTTTGCCATTGCTGCATCTTGATCTGTAAGAATAGTTATTGGTTTTTTTTCACACATAGCTTTAGTAAATGTATCAAACAACCACTCGAATGTCAAAGAtgtttcatcatataataaagctgCACCAAAAATTATGGACTGCTTATGATGATTAACACCCACAAATAACGCAATTGGACGACCTTCATTGTTCTTCCTGTATGTTGTGTCAAAGCAAACAACATCTCCAAAATTGTCATAATCAGCTCTCATCTTAGCATCACACCAAAAAATATTAGttatcaaatcatcttcatcaacttgaatagcataaaaaaaattaggatcaaCAAATTGCATTTTCTGCAAATATTCCAATACACCTCCTGTATCACCAACTCTAATATTTCTTGTTCTTTTGGATCGCAAGTAGTTGTTGTAATATTGCGGAATAAAACATAAATTATCCCTCCCACCAACTTCTTtcaccataagatcatgagatgctttTGGGGGGATTCCCACATCACTTGCCATCTCAATTTGTATTGCAGCAGAAGAAGAAATATTTCTATGACTTCTGTAGAGATGAGTTTTGTTTGGACttgaaagataatgattatgctctttaacaaaTTGCTCCACACTCAATTTGCCATTTTTTCGACAACTAATCTTCATTTTAGCCTCACAACCAAACCTTGTTTCAGGACGATGAGATTTCACATAAACATCTCGTTTGTCTTTTCCCCTTTTTCCTTGTGCACAACAACAAAAAATCCTGTCAATTAATTTACCCGATTTATCATTGTGGCTTTTACTCCTTCTTATGCCAAATCcaacttgtttagcatatttcaaataaaattgatAGGCATCCTCTTCCGTCTTAAATTCCATACCGATTTTTGGCATCAATTCTTCTATGATAGATGTGTCAGAATTCATCAATAACATGGTAGAGTCTGTACCCTCATCAATAACATCAAACTCATTATCTCGACAATCTTCGTTTACATCAAAATTTAACCTACGACAACTCGTAGATTCAACCAACGACAAGTCCATGATAATTACTTTAATcctgaacaaaaaaaaaacaatcaagagatgtatatatttttttacacaTTTCACAATACAAATTCTACAATGTGATGACAAAATGGTTATAGATAATGGTTACACATATCATATTGTAGGGCCATCATGTCAAGAAAACACTGGCTAGAACCAATTATATCTCTGTGCAAATTGGCACAAAAATTACAGATCATATTTCTGTGCAAATTGGCACAGAAATTGGCAACTCAGAAGCATATGATCTCCTACATATCATATTTTTTGACCAAGGAATTAGCACAAGTGCAAATTGGCACAATAAACAAAAACAGCAAGATTAAGTGCAAATTGAATTCCTTAAACAGAAACAAAAAGCTATTTCGTTTTGCACTTAAATCTTGAAAATTCACAAGTGATCCCTTAGTCTTTATTAAGAAATGGATGCACTGGATATGTGATATGAGAGAAACTGTTGCATTAATGCCAGAGAACTTGAAACTGCCTTATACGATCAGCATATGAAGGAAGTAATTGGCACAAGAAACAGATACAGAAACACAGCACAAATAAAGAACACAGATTCCAGCATTAACGTGCCATAAATCGGGTAAAGAACTGAAGCAATGCATTTGAATTTGCTAGAACCTTTATAACTGAAAGGCGACTTAGTAGGATCTTCGAACTGGTTCGGCGGGGTGTTGCCTGCACCTGTCTGTCGAAGGTGGGAAGGATTCGCGTCGAAGGTTGGAAGGAGAAGGGCGGCGCCTCGTTGGGATCACTGTTGCCGTCGACAGTTGGAAGACGTCGGGATTTCGCACCGGCGGGGCTTCGGAGGGATAGCGGAAGGTTGTCGGGAGGCGGAAGGTTGTCTCGTGAGGAAGGTTAGGGCACAGGAAGGTTAGGGCAGAGGGAAAAGTCGCGAAGAGGTTTTAGCCGAAGAGGTTTTCGGGGCAAAAGTATATTTTTCTCCATATCCAGTGTTTCTCACGAAACAACCTTGTCGTTTTCTACAGATCGATCAGCAAGAAGTGATCAGAAGACGCTGGGACTCAGAGcgagaggggggatcggtctgtggaccgatccacccataggctgatcggtccacagaccgatcagaagcctcccagaccgatcaggatatgtcctgatcggtccagaggatcggtctataggacaatagggatcggtctgtggaccgatccacctataggctgatcagtccacagaccgatcagaaacctccCAGACcaatcaggatatgtcctgatcggtctagaggatcggtctgctgaccgaagCTCTTTTGGTTTCCGCCTTCGTCACGTGTTTCTCACGAGTCGGTTATCGTTTTCTGCGTGGGACAGAGGGACAGGGAGAATTTCGGGACACAAGATTTGATCTGGATTCCGCTATTG includes these proteins:
- the LOC122050208 gene encoding protein FAR1-RELATED SEQUENCE 5-like; amino-acid sequence: MDLSLVESTSCRRLNFDVNEDCRDNEFDVIDEGTDSTMLLMNSDTSIIEELMPKIGMEFKTEEDAYQFYLKYAKQVGFGIRRSKSHNDKSGKLIDRIFCCCAQGKRGKDKRDVYVKSHRPETRFGCEAKMKISCRKNGKLSVEQFVKEHNHYLSSPNKTHLYRSHRNISSSAAIQIEMASDVGIPPKASHDLMVKEVGGRDNLCFIPQYYNNYLRSKRTRNIRVGDTGVDEDDLITNIFWCDAKMRADYDNFGDVVCFDTTYRKNNEGRPIALFVGVNHHKQSIIFGAALLYDETSLTFEWLFDTFTKAMCEKKPITILTDQDAAMAKALTSKWPETHHRLCIWHIYQNAAIHLSEVFSEFKEFTKDFASCIYDFDEEEDFILAWNMMLTKYALEDNDWLRHKGSLNPKTCNSMRYKELSGLYVQLVTKAAEREDTYKVVKDGLLSMFQMVDERLQVNEPTSQHSIEREFESGEGNSLGVKGIKTKKKPVSGFSAVNYTRIFFLQRVFSIDTIVKPLPPAMQYTSPGI